A stretch of DNA from Candidatus Bathyarchaeia archaeon:
AGAAAGAGAAGATGGTACATAAAGGAGATAGAAAAATCTTCTCTGCCTAAAAGATGGAAAAAAGACTACAAAACAGTAAATCAAATACTGGAAGAATACGTAGGGAAGAGAAAGAAGGAGTCAAACTGACACCATCCTACGCAAACTTTTCTGTTATCTGCAACTAATAGAACATAAATCGTTGCTAACTCAAAGGGGATATAGTGTTTCCTTCACTATCTTTGTTCTCTCCATTCCTCGACTTCTCCATTAACCACTCTAAAAATAGGGTTTGGCTCAATAGTTTTTGGGCTCAATCTTTTCAATTCTTCAAGATGCTTTCTGTCTCGTTTTTCAAGTTTTTTAAGTAAATGATTGAACTCGAATTCTAATTGTCCTCTAGTGACTGTTATTTCCTCTCTTAGGATTAGAGGTTCCACTTTTGTCTTGTCGAATTTGTAGCCTCTTCTTTTTGCCTCAAGATAAACCTGATATAAGTATGCGTTTATCAAAACAGTAGGTTTTTCATGCATTCTAAATCTTAGGAGCTGAGGGTGGTTTGCATAGCCCTTGCAGCGGCCCTCTAAAACCTTTCTGGCTAATAGACCTTCTCTCCAAAGAGCAACTAAACCCTTTGCGTCTAAGTATTTTGGGTGGATTGACCATAGCCTCATTAAGGCACACCGGCTATTGTTCTCTGCTTGAGAGTGTTATTATGTAGTCGGCGGTGTCTGCACACATGTCTGCGGCTTGTTCTACAAACTCTACTAGGTTATCGAATATTATGGCGCTGCCGGGGTTCATTTGCCCTCCATGTTTGGCTATCAGCTTTTTAACTTCTATGTATTCTTTGTCTATCTTGTTTTCGATTTCCTCAACTTTTGCAGAGTGTTTTATGGCTTCGATTGGGGCGGAATGAGAATTCTTAGAGATTACTACCTAAAAATTTCCAGAACTTCAAACATACTTTATCCACAAAAGGAAGAGAAAATCAAGGAGATAATCAGAATTGCTCGAAAAAATGGGACATTAAAACTACATAGCGAAAGGTTCGTTGTGAAATTAGGTTTAATTCTTTTGCTATCTTAGGTGTTTAATTCAAGTTTGACTATATCATCCCATGTGATTGGTTTTTGTTCTTTTTTGCGTTCTCTACAAAGCGAGTTGAAAGCCTTTCTAAATTTCCGATTTAGCTCATAGAGCTTTCCATGCTTCCATTCTTTTCCAATTATTCCCTTCTCTTTTTTCCACAGCTCCCAAAAAGCTGCGGCATACAGCATTTGACTTTTTGGTTCATTGTGAGGATAATAGCAGAAATCTTCTTTCCTAAACCTTTTGCCATCAAACTCGATATCATAACTGCTCATGTTCTTTCCTCGTTAAAAGAACGCTGTAAGATAACTAATATGCTTTTATTGGAATTTTAGATTAACATTATTGTAGGGAAGAAGCCTTGAGCTCAGTTCCTGAAAGAAACATTCAAGTTGAGCTTTATCGCATTTTAAAGAATGTTATCACTCAAAAGTTTTCTTTTAACGGTATCGAGTTTGTTGATGTTAGGTTTGAGCCAACTATTAATGGGAGGCCAGATCTTGTTGTTGAGGCTATTGATAAGGGTAAGAGGATTTCTCTGCTTGTGATTGAAACTAAGCGTAAGGTTCCTTTTATAGATCGAAAGTTTGATCCTTACAGTATTGATGTTATTCGGCAGGCTTCTGGTTATGCTGTTGAGTTAGGGGCTCCCTATTTTGCCACTTGCAATGGTGAAGTTCTTGTTTTGTTTGATACTTTTACTGCTGGTGTTCCTCTTCCACAAAGGAAGTTGAAGCATTACAAGGTTTCGTTTGATGAAGACTTTGCCAAGATGCTTTTGGAAGAGGTTTCAAGGTTTAGAATCGGTGTTGGAAAATGGCTTGAGCTTGATGATGTTTTCTTGCAGAGGCTTAGAACATTCCATAATTTTATAACGCCTTACATCTTGGAATCTTTGAATCAGCTTTTACGCGAAGATTTGAAGTTTAAAGAGGAGTATATTCGATGGTTGAGAGCACAGCTTTTCGAGTATTCTCCAGAAATGAATGAGAGGATCGCCGAACAGCTTGCTTACATGTTAATGAATAGGCTAACATTCTACAAAACACTGGAAACCCAAGTGGCAACGATTCCAAAGCTTACCAAGATTGAAACCGATGATCCTAAGGAATTTTCCACAATTCTTAGAGGCTATTTTGATAAGGTGTATAAAGAAGTTGATTATGAAGCCATCTTTGAACCTCATCCAGTTCTTGATCAGATACCCTTCTCCAAGAAGCTGATCTATGCCTTAAACGAGTTCATTGAAGAATTGGGAACATATAACCTTGCCAAGATAAGAAGCGATGTTATCGGAAGGGTTTACGAAGAGCTTATCCCAGATGTTGAAAGGCATAGGCTTGGACAATATTATACTCCGCCGCCAATTGTTGAGTTAATAACGGAAATGTGCATTAGATCGCCCAACGATAAGGTGTTGGATCCAGCTTGCGGAAGTGGAAGCTTCCTCGTTAAAGCTTACCATAAGTTAAAGGATTTGAAGAAGAAGGAAAATCCGTTTGCAGATGAGAATAGGCTACATGAAGAGATTCTCAACCAGTTATATGGTGTTGATATAAACCCGTTTCCAGCACAACTCTCAAGCATAAATTTGGCGATAAGAAACCTCAGAGTCCCAAGTAGGCACATGAACATTATCGTAAGCGATTTCTTCAAAGTTAAGCCTTCAATGGGCGTTATCCCAGAAGTTGATGTTGTGATAACTAATCCGCCTTATACAAGGCAAGAAGAGATGGAATATAAGGATCAAATCAGAGAAGAAGCACTAACATACTCCGATGGATCAAAAATTGAAATTAGTGCGCAAGCTGGAATCTATGCCTACTTCTTTACGCATTCCGCCAAGTTCTTAAAGAATGGAGGAAGAATGGGATACATTACTTCCAATACATGGCTCGATGTTGCCTTTGGTGAAGGCTTAAAACAATTCTTCCTCGATCATTTTAAAATAATTGCAATAATAGAGTACGATGCTGGAGTATTTGAAAAAGCAAATGTTGATACTTGCATAATTATTTTAGAAAAAACTGAAGGAAGTGCCCTGAAAAAAGTCCGAGAGGAAAATAAAGTAAAGTTTGTTAGATTAAAAAAGCCCATGGATATTAATGAGGTAATACAGCGTATTTGCAATTCCAGTGAAAACTGCGAGGACGAAGAAATAAGGATAATTTTAAGAAAGCAAGGAGATCTGGCTCCTAGAGAGAAATGGGGTAAATATCTGCGAGCACCTAATATATACTTTAAGGTAATTTCGAATCCAAAGATTATTAATTTAGGGGATATAGCACGTATCATTCGAGGTTTCACAACTGGTGCAGACAAATTTTTCTATCTAGATGAGGATAAGATAAAACAATGGGGAATTGAGGAAAACTTTTTAAAGCCAGTGATTGTGGCTCCAAGAGACTTACAATTTATTGAGCTTAATTCTGAAGACATTAAACTCAAGGTTCTGATAGTTGATAAACCTAAATCAGAGCTCAAAAATACAAATGTACTAAAATACATCGAATGGGGCGAA
This window harbors:
- a CDS encoding pyrimidine dimer DNA glycosylase/endonuclease V; the encoded protein is MRLWSIHPKYLDAKGLVALWREGLLARKVLEGRCKGYANHPQLLRFRMHEKPTVLINAYLYQVYLEAKRRGYKFDKTKVEPLILREEITVTRGQLEFEFNHLLKKLEKRDRKHLEELKRLSPKTIEPNPIFRVVNGEVEEWREQR
- a CDS encoding N-6 DNA methylase: MSSVPERNIQVELYRILKNVITQKFSFNGIEFVDVRFEPTINGRPDLVVEAIDKGKRISLLVIETKRKVPFIDRKFDPYSIDVIRQASGYAVELGAPYFATCNGEVLVLFDTFTAGVPLPQRKLKHYKVSFDEDFAKMLLEEVSRFRIGVGKWLELDDVFLQRLRTFHNFITPYILESLNQLLREDLKFKEEYIRWLRAQLFEYSPEMNERIAEQLAYMLMNRLTFYKTLETQVATIPKLTKIETDDPKEFSTILRGYFDKVYKEVDYEAIFEPHPVLDQIPFSKKLIYALNEFIEELGTYNLAKIRSDVIGRVYEELIPDVERHRLGQYYTPPPIVELITEMCIRSPNDKVLDPACGSGSFLVKAYHKLKDLKKKENPFADENRLHEEILNQLYGVDINPFPAQLSSINLAIRNLRVPSRHMNIIVSDFFKVKPSMGVIPEVDVVITNPPYTRQEEMEYKDQIREEALTYSDGSKIEISAQAGIYAYFFTHSAKFLKNGGRMGYITSNTWLDVAFGEGLKQFFLDHFKIIAIIEYDAGVFEKANVDTCIIILEKTEGSALKKVREENKVKFVRLKKPMDINEVIQRICNSSENCEDEEIRIILRKQGDLAPREKWGKYLRAPNIYFKVISNPKIINLGDIARIIRGFTTGADKFFYLDEDKIKQWGIEENFLKPVIVAPRDLQFIELNSEDIKLKVLIVDKPKSELKNTNVLKYIEWGENVEIPIRGGVRDGIIVKGYPSLGTIRSRKPWYNLGKREPAPILFPRFIRERAYFIWNKAMAYADAAFYEIYPVKKEYVLPLLGILNSSVVKLLLELHGRLYGRGLLELKVYELEELPVIDPEKLENTNKEMLINSFLKLCKANREKIKKLEEEARKELDDAVFDILGLSEDERRQVYEGLEALRRMRLQRKEVEVLVETAEKWKPAKKPKKERIKRIEPSKRLDAWIEKP